The Blastomonas sp. SL216 DNA window TTTCCAGCCATGAGCCACGCGGTGCACCGCGCCTGTTGGCCTGCAGCACCACCGAGCTTGCGCCGATGATGAGCAGCCGCCTGATCGTCCGCTCGCCCATCTTGGTTATACCGCCAAGCCGTTGCTTGCCTCCGGTTGAGTGCTGTCGGGGTGCAAGCCCGAGCCAGGCCGCAAAATCGCGGCCTTTGCGGAAGGTCTCGATCGGCGGGGCCAGCGCGATGATGGCGGTCGCCACGATAGGACCGATCCCTGGGATGGTCATCAGCCGCCGGGCTGCTTCGTCTTCCTTGGCGCGCCGCGCGATCTCGCGGTCGAGCACAGCAACCTGCTTGTCGAGCTCGGCTAGCATGTCGATCATGAGCTTGAACATCGACTGTGCCGCCGCTGGTAAAGTGGAGGTCATCTCACCTTCTTCCAGGAGTTCGGTCAGCAACGTCATGTGCGCGGTGCCGCGTGGCGCGACCCAGCCATATTCCGCCAAGTGGCCTCGGATCGCGTTGATCAACTGGGTGCGTTGACGTACCACAAGGTCGCGCGTTCGGAACACAAGACCTGCGGCCTGCTGTTCCTCGCTCTTCACCGTCACGTAGCGCATGCCCGGGCGCTGTGCCGCCTCGCAGATTGCCTCCGCATCGATCGCATCGTTCTTGTTTCGCTTCACGAACGGCTTCACGTAGGCGGGCGGAATGAGCCGCACATCGTGCCCCATCGCCTTCAGCTGCCGCGCCCAATGATGCGCGCCCCCGCACGCTTCAAGTGCAACAGTGCACCCCGGCTGACTTGCAAAGAAGTCGAGCAGTTTGTTCCTGGTAAGCTTGCGACTGAAAACCATCGCACCGCGTTCATCGGCACCGTGCGCATGAAAAACGTTCTTGGCGATATCCAGACCTATTGTGCTAACTTGCGACACGGACGCCTC harbors:
- a CDS encoding IS110 family transposase, with the protein product MSQVSTIGLDIAKNVFHAHGADERGAMVFSRKLTRNKLLDFFASQPGCTVALEACGGAHHWARQLKAMGHDVRLIPPAYVKPFVKRNKNDAIDAEAICEAAQRPGMRYVTVKSEEQQAAGLVFRTRDLVVRQRTQLINAIRGHLAEYGWVAPRGTAHMTLLTELLEEGEMTSTLPAAAQSMFKLMIDMLAELDKQVAVLDREIARRAKEDEAARRLMTIPGIGPIVATAIIALAPPIETFRKGRDFAAWLGLAPRQHSTGGKQRLGGITKMGERTIRRLLIIGASSVVLQANRRGAPRGSWLESMLARKPRMLVSVALANKMARMVWALLTRKEDYKAPAVVVV